One Methanobacterium sp. DNA window includes the following coding sequences:
- a CDS encoding CBS domain-containing protein, with product MKVKEIMDKEYIYVSPDQDIVEVSLKMEKHKKFTTPVVDDNKMLIGWITSLDVTRGFRENQKKVKDIMHSKDYIVHVHEDDPARLAVLETSKHKVVSIPVLDDNDIVVGVIRTFDIVETLSHLYDIKVYKIFEAMNKELKGVSWEELMEAAAIITRRRTGKRIKPEEYEKNIREATFGEAIWATGGLEKFFVGLIAIGELVIARKVARARQ from the coding sequence ATGAAAGTTAAAGAAATAATGGATAAGGAGTATATATACGTATCTCCTGATCAAGACATTGTAGAAGTATCTTTAAAGATGGAAAAGCATAAAAAGTTCACAACGCCAGTAGTAGATGATAATAAAATGTTAATAGGATGGATAACTTCTCTTGATGTTACCCGAGGATTTAGAGAAAATCAAAAGAAAGTTAAAGACATCATGCACTCTAAAGATTATATAGTACATGTCCATGAAGATGATCCTGCAAGATTGGCAGTTTTAGAGACTTCAAAGCATAAAGTAGTTAGCATACCAGTTTTAGATGATAACGATATAGTTGTGGGAGTTATAAGGACATTTGACATCGTTGAAACACTTTCCCATTTATATGACATCAAAGTCTATAAGATCTTTGAAGCAATGAACAAAGAACTTAAAGGAGTAAGCTGGGAAGAACTGATGGAAGCCGCTGCAATAATTACAAGAAGAAGAACAGGTAAAAGAATAAAACCAGAAGAATACGAGAAAAACATTAGAGAAGCAACATTTGGCGAAGCTATCTGGGCAACAGGCGGTCTTGAAAAATTCTTTGTAGGCCTTATAGCTATAGGGGAACTTGTAATTGCAAGAAAAGTAGCAAGAGCAAGACAATAA